A portion of the Fulvia fulva chromosome 1, complete sequence genome contains these proteins:
- a CDS encoding Triacylglycerol lipase ptl1, producing MAPAPARNHGMLSVLFAVVDIVHTWIERSYNFLTAKSGEDQLIDSLLNAPDYGEWWNAAVALDKRPENYNWRINPIDDLYDYRHLDERRKELHRLRCEDKPIAVANYLRHGLLRNLFNITRFPLYAKTYAGTKENIEAYVEESVEAIKYIADSPPASHTGEGRLTAQEKLDVLHESNRTFGSTALLLQGGSIFGFCHLGVVKALLEHKICPRVIVGTATGALMASLIGIHTVEELPAFLSGDSIDLSAFAKSSMKAQEEMEEKLSVRETAPSTTKFHNWYHTLERRAWRLIEQGFLLDPEVLSECVRANVGDLTFEEAYRKSGCVLNIIISSPSEEIPNLMNYLTAPNYLVRSAALASHVTNMARSREPSIKLMYKDGSGTVKTLNVRSHNTKSGKPRRPPSANDRKTPLTRLKQQFNIDHFIISQARPYVAPFVKPSLPYIRQQRSWFKAFSHGPSNFLPFDAADVVKHIMLLADIIGVLPDSLRRILSDETVKGDSLTVVPEVRLRDWKRLLKNPTKDEIDFWIMRGERSVWPSLCALKVPQMMSAIEFVLQASGPAQTWSRVASELLSPKDYDCFYASVFEAKRPELKSLPFAVQQKQIIVTCNYEARRRGLHKLQLIREAKRVCPDVVIELGEDISSFRDASKELYNFIKAFSWNNKIERLGFDEIWMDTTDIVDYNISMLNKNDLNNSFFQISKDDPTAGFAFDANAIAGHPYPADYAAESLGGAVDDLTLRLRLGSHLALHIRHQLEQQKGYTSTVGIATTKLLSKLAGNLNKPKGQTTLMPPLQSNITSFMDDHEIGEVPGIGYKMAQRLRDFYNKSNNQEAGVNSLNDGMKGKISVATIRNHRDVTPEMLEKLFPGPGWPHGIGHKIWCLLHGVDDSQVSAARPVPKQISLEDSYIRLDNIADLLRAMTALARSLITRMRIDLLASTDAFEAADHSPEDDEQGIDEVKQAPATAHKRWLAHPKTLRLTVRPRLPLQPDGTRTRSFKRNSHSMPLPNFIFNLNDSIDALAEKLVREVLTGMFKKLQPEPAGWNLSLVNLGVTNMAEAAGNSKTAKGRDISNMFRRQEDVLKDFRVTDTSPPPPSVAAATPQHRPKKRVRFDDTPTIMHIAAFEDNLLVRKAARFTKEEAKEQEVTFAVGLKIILYLTERVYAIMFLDPFVKMRDTFLCLP from the exons ATGGCTCCAGCCCCTGCTCGAAACCATGGAATGCTCTCTGTGTTGTTCGCCGTGGTCGACATCGTGCACACTTGGATTGAG CGGTCATACAACTTCCTCACCGCAAAGTCTGGAGAAGATCAACTCATTGACAGTTTACTGAACGCCCCTGACTATGGCGAATGGTGGAATGCTGCAGTCGCGCTGGACAAACGTCCGGAGAACTACAATTGGCGCATCAATCCGATAGACGACCTTTACGATTACAGACATCTAGACGAGAGACGGAAAGAGCTTCATCGGTTACGCTGCGAGGATAAGCCTATAGCGGTGGCCAACTACCTTCGGCATGGGCTGCTGAGGAACCTTTTCAATATTACCAGATTTCCATTGTACGCGAAGACGTACGCTGGAACCAAGGAAAATATTGAGGCCTATGTTGAGGAAAGCGTCGAGGCAATCAAGTACATCGCCGACTCACCTCCTGCATCACACACTGGCGAAGGCCGTTTGACCGCTCAAGAGAAGCTCGATGTGCTGCATGAGTCCAACAGAACCTTTGGAAGTACAGCATTACTGCTTCAAGGTGGTTCTATATTTGGGTTCTGTCACCTTGGAGTGGTGAAAGCGCTCCTGGAGCACAAAATCTGTCCTAGGGTCATTGTCGGCACGGCCACTGGTGCGTTGATGGCCTCGCTTATTGGCATCCACACCGTCGAAGAATTGCCAGCATTCTTGTCTGGAGATAGCATTGACCTGAGTGCCTTCGCCAAATCCTCCATGAAGGCACAAGAGGAAATGGAGGAGAAGCTAAGTGTCCGCGAGACTGCCCCATCGACGACGAAGTTCCACAACTGGTATCACACTCTTGAGCGACGTGCATGGCGGCTGATCGAGCAAGGCTTCTTGCTGGATCCAGAGGTTCTTTCCGAGTGCGTCAGGGCAAATGTCGGTGACTTGACCTTTGAAGAAGCATACCGAAAGTCGGGCTGTGTTCTCAACATCATCATCTCGTCTCCCAGCGAAGAAATCCCGAACCTTATGAATTATCTGACAGCACCAAACTACCTCGTCCGATCGGCTGCGTTAGCATCGCACGTCACCAACATGGCCCGCAGTAGAGAACCGTCCATCAAGCTGATGTACAAAGACGGCAGTGGTACAGTGAAGACTTTGAACGTTCGTTCGCACAACACAAAATCTGGCAAGCCGCGCCGACCTCCGTCTGCCAACGATCGTAAGACGCCGCTCACGAGACTGAAGCAACAGTTCAATATCGACCACTTCATCATCTCACAAGCTCGGCCATATGTGGCACCATTTGTGAAGCCATCACTGCCGTATATTCGGCAGCAGAGGTCATGGTTCAAGGCGTTCTCGCATGGGCCGAGCAACTTTCTGCCTTTCGACGCTGCAGACGTTGTCAAGCACATAATGCTGCTCGCCGATATCATCGGTGTGCTGCCTGACAGTTTGCGCCGCATTCTGAGCGACGAGACTGTCAAAGGCGATTCACTAACAGTTGTTCCCGAGGTACGGCTCAGAGACTGGAAACGATTGCTCAAGAATCCCACCAAAGATGAGATCGACTTTTGGATCATGCGAGGAGAGCGATCCGTCTGGCCTTCACTCTGTGCGCTGAAA GTACCTCAAAT GATGAGCGCGATTGAGTTCGTGCTGCAAGCATCTGGTCCCGCCCAAACGTGGTCCCGTGTCGCCTCCGAGTTGTTGTCTCCCAAA GACTATGATTGCTTTTACGCCTCAGTCTTTGAGGCCAAGCGACCGGAACTGAAGAGCTTGCCCTTCGCGGTGCAGCAGAAGCAG ATCATCGTCACTTGCAACTACGAAGCCCGCCGACGAGGACTACACAAACTACAGCTCATTCGCGAGGCGAAGCGAGTATGCCCAGACGTTGTCATCGAGCTTGGAGAGGACATCAGCAGCTTTCGAGATGCTAGCAAAGAGCTGTACAACTTCATCAAGGCCTTTTCGTGGAACAACAAGATTGAGAGGTTGGGGTTTGACGAGATATGGATGGATACCACCGACATCGTGGACTACAACATCTCCATGCTGAACAAGAACGACCTGAACAACTCGTTCTTTCAGATTTCAAAAGACGACCCAACTGCTGGATTTGCATTTGATGCTAACGCGATAGCTGGTCATCCTTATCCCGCCGACTATGCTGCTGAATCACTCGGTGGAGCTGTGGATGATTTGACCTTGCGGCTACGGCTAGGAAGCCACCTGGCCTTGCACATACGGCATCAGTTGGAACAGCAGAAAGGGTATACTTCAACAGTCGGCATTGCGACTACGAAACTGCTCTCAAAGTTAGCCGGGAACCTCAACAAGCCCAAGGGCCAGACGACTCTGATGCCGCCCCTGCAGAGCAACATCACCAGTTTCATGGACGATCATGAGATTGGTGAAGTCCCCGGCATTGGCTACAAGATGGCGCAGAGACTACGTGACTTCTACAATAAAAGCAACAATCAGGAGGCTGGTGTCAATTCTTTGAACGATGGTATGAAGGGAAAGATCAGCGTTGCGACTATTCGAAACCATCGTGATGTCACCCCGGAAATGTTGGAGAAACTGTTTCCTGGACCAGGATGGCCTCACGGAATTGGCCACAAGATCTGGTGTCTTCTCCATGGCGTTGATGACAGCCAAGTAAGCGCGGCTAGACCAGTGCCGAAGCAGATCAGCCTTGAAGACAGCTACATACGCCTCGACAACATCGCCGACTTACTCAGAGCAATGACCGCACTCGCTCGCAGCTTGATCACTCGCATGCGCATCGACCTGCTTGCAAGCACAGACGCTTTCGAAGCAGCTGATCACTCCCCGGAAGACGATGAGCAGGGAATCGACGAGGTGAAGCAGGCTCCTGCTACAGCCCACAAGAGATGGTTGGCACATCCCAAAACCTTACGTTTGACAGTAAGACCGCGACTTCCTCTGCAACCAGACGGCACCCGTACGCGCTCCTTCAAACGCAATTCCCATTCGATGCCTCTACCCAATTTCATATTCAACCTCAACGACAGTATAGACGCACTAGCCGAAAAGCTCGTAAGAGAAGTCTTGACAGGAATGTTCAAGAAACTCCAACCCGAACCAGCAGGCTGGAACCTAAGCCTGGTCAATCTTGGTGTCACGAACATGGCAGAAGCAGCGGGTAACAGCAAGACAGCGAAGGGTAGGGACATCTCCAACATGTTCAGACGACAGGAAGATGTCTTGAAGGACTTCAGAGTCACAGATACCAGTCCGCCACCGCCTTCCGTCGCAGCTGCAACGCCTCAGCACCGCCCCAAGAAGCGGGTGCGCTTTGATGACACGCCTACGATCATGCACATTGCGGCTTTCGAGGACAATTTGCTGGTCAGGAAGGCGGCAAGATTTACAAAGGAGGAAGCAAAGGAGCAAGAGGTCACGTTCGCA GTGGGTCTGAAGATAATCTTGTACCTGACTGAGAGAGTCTATGCCATTATGTTTCTCGACCCATTCGTCAAGATGCGGGATACATTTCTCTGTTTGCCTTGA
- a CDS encoding Baeyer-Villiger monooxygenase, translating into MSIDTDMLIIGAGMSGMGLAIQMIRKYTLRTFEIYEKAGDVGGTWLVNTYPGCGCDVASHFYSYSFALNPDWSQKFSLRSEIQAYFRNVAEQYNLIPHIRFHTTVEAARWNDAEQLWEVTVKDQGTKETFFRRARIVVSAVGSLSIPKPCEIPAADTFKGPLFHSAQWDHSFDWKEKEVVVLGNGCSATQFVPVMSETTKKLTQFARQPHYLAERPNPRYGPVFKAIMRYVPLAMRLYRLKLYADMEKDFAGFHVESGSKIRESLKKENESYVKKLAPEKYWDALIPKHEIGCKRKVMDTDYLSCLHRENVELIHDDPAERIVEDGVLTKSGRTIKADAIILATGFEVFRMLYPMKIIGEDGLSLNEFWDSKHDGAAQAYLGTSVPGFKNFATMMGPNTVTGHLSVIYTVECQINYVLRLIEPILKTTGSGPSLLSSPTITSVDVKAPAAMHDSQWIQEKLKKLVWSSGCTSWALDPKTGLNIAMYPQYQFVFWLRSVFIPSEDFDYEYRDERGLNKKQIAIGGWKVLRQSISTLAVLVLVVGGFGGVGRSGGITTARDLLVNAFRRALEHG; encoded by the exons ATGTCCATCGATACAGATATGCTCATCATCGGCGCCGGAATGTCCGGCATGGGACTGGCCATCCAGATGATTCGCAAGTACACTCTCAGGACCTTCGAGATCTACGAAAAGGCTGGAGATGTTGGCGGCACCTGGCTGGTGAATAC GTATCCCG GCTGTGGCTGTGATGTTGCCAGTCATTTCTACAGTTACTCCTTCGCCTTGAACCCAGATTGGAGCCAGAAGTTCAGTCTAAGATCCGAGATCCAGGCCTACTTCCGCAACGTTGCTGAACA GTACAATCTGATACCACACATCCGCTTCCACACTACTGTAGAGGCAGCTCGCTGGAATGACGCAGAACAGCTGTGGGAAGTCACGGTAAAGGACCAAGGCACGAAAGAGACGTTCTTTCGGCGAGCTCGAATAGTAGTGTCTGCCGTGGGTAGTCTTTCCATCCCGAAGCCATGCGAGATCCCCGCCGCAGACACATTCAAGGGACCACTCTTTCACTCAGCACAATGGGACCACAGCTTCGATTGGAAGGAGAAGGAGGTTGTAGTACTGGGAAATGGCTGCAGCGCGACGCAGTTTGTGCCCGTCATGTCTGAGACCACGAAGAAACTCACACAATTCGCCCGTCAACCGCACTACTTGGCTGAGAGGCCTAACCCAAGGTATGGCCCCGTCTTTAAGGCCATCATGAGATATGTGCCACTGGCAATGCGCCTCTATCGCTTGAAGCTATATGCCGACATGGAGAAGGATTTCGCTGGCTTCCATGTCGAGTCTGGCTCGAAGATACGCGAGAGCTTGAAGAAAGAGAACGAGAGCTACGTCAAGAAACTGGCCCCGGAAAAGTACTGGGACGCCCTCATTCCCAAGCACGAAATCGGCTGTAAGAGGAAGGTAATGGATACAGATTACCTATCCTGTCTGCATCGCGAGAACGTGGAACTGATTCACGACGATCCTGCGGAGAGGATCGTCGAAGACGGCGTACTAACAAAGAGCGGTCGAACAATCAAGGCCGATGCAATCATCCTTGCAACAGGCTTCGAGGTTTTCCGCATGCTCTATCCCATGAAAATCATCGGTGAAGATGGCCTCAGTCTCAACGAGTTTTGGGACTCCAAGCACGATGGAGCAGCACAGGCTTATCTCGGCACATCTGTGCCTGGCTTCAAGAACTTCGCAACAATGATGGGCCCGAACACCGTGACTGGTCATTTGAGCGTGATCTACACTGTCGAATGTCAGATCAATTATGTCCTTAGACTGATCGAGCCGATCCTAAAGACCACAGGCTCCGGACCCTCCCTACTCTCCTCACCTACCATCACCTCCGTGGATGTGAAAGCACCTGCGGCGATGCACGATAGCCAATGGATACAGGAGAAGTTGAAGAAGCTCGTCTGGTCCTCGGGGTGTACCTCCTGGGCGCTCGATCCGAAGACCGGCTTGAACATTGCCATGTACCCACAATACCAATTCGTTTTCTGGTTGCGGAGTGTGTTCATTCCCAGCGAAGACTTCGACTATGAGTATAGAGATGAACGTGGTCTGAACAAGAAGCAAATTGCCATCGGAGGTTGGAAAGTATTGCGGCAATCGATCAGTACTCTGGCTGTGCTCGTACTGGTCGTTGGCGGCTTCGGTGGAGTGGGAAGATCAGGCGGGATTACAACAGCCAGAGACTTGCTCGTAAACGCGTTTCGGCGAGCCCTCGAGCATGGTTGA
- a CDS encoding Acetyltransferase adrJ: MTMLLRACLIVEPCTRPHHFCPGTLSRQSHLSEASCPVMGILRYHAQLVWFPTYQVDEGYVALLCRLNRSIRRRSVQFSVSLPAFPDGRKELSPQVSTMGLFSKAKPESPARVPGDEVVAMHYLDDQFHNKALLLDFISRFNDVLDPVKLKHSFERLLEIGDWRKLGGRIRLNEQGRLDWHIPQHYDDKRPGVLYHHVQHDQRIAVHPLASQLPRASSPPAIYQDPANFHGLAHPDHPISIEGFLYSDKPPIAMSIWSSKDATIVTMSWSHCLLDVIAHQSLFKAWTAVLAGREQDIPRLIGFKEDPVDTLAGRTPSHKDVLHDQLMSRLGFMIFVLYTVFEFVCFPKQEYRLISVPDWYIQKLKKQARDELAHERGSKEGPYLSDGDVLFAWWSQLTVSALPLSPTRTVYLGNVFDARGVFEHFFPAAGRPAVQQDRSDDTREPVAAENDRAS, encoded by the exons ATGACCATGCTCCTTCGCGCTTGTCTAATAGTCGAACCATGCACGCGGCCGCACCACTTTTGCCCGGGCACGCTCAGCAGGCAGTCGCATTTGTCGGAAGCATCATGTCCCGTGATGGGAATTCTGCGCTATCACGCTCAGCTCGTCTGGTTTCCCACTTATCAAGTGGACGAGGGTTATGTCGCTCTGCTCTGTAGACTCAATCGAAGCATTCGAAGGCGCTCAGTTCAGTTTTCTGTATCGCTACCCGCGTTTCCAGACGGTAGGAAGGAGCTGTCTCCTCAAGTGTCGACCATGGGTCTCTTTTCGAAAGCAAAGCCTGAAAGTCCAGCGAGAGTGCCAGGAGATGAGGTGGTGGCCATGCACTACCTCGATGACCAGTTCCACAACAAGGCTCTGCTATTGGATTTCATTTCTCGGTTTAACGATGTTCTCGATCCAGTCAAGTTGAAGCATTCCTTTGAGCGTCTGCTCGAGATTGGGGACTGGAGAAAGTTGGGAGGTCGAATCAGGCTCAAT GAACAAGGCAGACTGGATTGGCATATCCCCCAGCACTACGACGACAAAAGACCTGGAGTTCTCTATCACCACGTGCAACACGATCAAAGGATCGCAGTCCATCCGCTAGCTTCACAGCTTCCCAGAGCATCGTCGCCTCCAGCCATCTATCAGGATCCGGCAAACTTCCACGGGCTAGCTCATCCAGATCACCCGATCAGCATTGAAGGATTCCTGTACTCGGACAAGCCCCCTATTGCTATGTCGATATGGTCTTCCAAGGATGCCACAATAGTGACCATGAGCTGGTCTCATTGCTTGCTGGACGTGATCGCTCACCAAAGTCTCTTCAAAGCCTGGACAGCAGTCTTGGCCGGCCGTGAGCAGGACATACCACGACTCATCGGGTTCAAAGAAGATCCCGTGGATACGCTTGCGGGCAGGACACCTAGTCATAAAGATGTTCTTCATGATCAGTTGATGTCCAGGCTTGGGTTCATGATCTTTGTGCTGTACACCGTCTTTGAATTCGTCTGCTTTCCAAAGCAAGAGTACCGCTTGATCAGCGTCCCGGATTGGTATATACAGAAACTCAAGAAGCAAGCGCGAGACGAATTGGCGCACGAGAGAGGCAGCAAAGAAGGACCCTACCTGAGCGACGGAGATGTGCTGTTCGCATGGTGGTCACAATTGACGGTATCGGCGTTGCCTCTGTCTCCCACTCGAACTGTCTATCTCGGG AACGTTTTCGACGCTCGTGGCGTGTTTGAGCATTTCTTCCCAGCAGCTGGTCGACCAGCCGTTCAGCAAGACCGCTCTGATGATACGAGAGAGCCTGTTGCAGCAGAGAACGACAGAGCAAGTTGA
- a CDS encoding ADP/ATP translocase, giving the protein MAKGDADQAAKTFMGMPGFVVDFLMGGVSAAVSKTAAAPIERVKLLIQNQDEMLKTGRLDRKYDGIMDCFRRTSADEGIVALWRGNTANVIRYFPTQALNFAFRDTFKSMFGYKKERDGYWWWMAGNLASGGMAGATSLLFVYSLDYARTRLANDAKNAKSGGDRQFNGLVDVYKKTLASDGVMGLYRGFGPSVAGIVVYRGLYFGMYDSLKPVVLVGNLEGNFLASFLLGWTVTTGAGIASYPLDTVRRRMMMTSGEAVKYKSSFDAAQQIIAKEGVKSLFKGAGANILRGVAGAGVLSIYDQLQVIMFGKKFK; this is encoded by the exons ATGGCCAAGGGAGATGCCGATCAGG CGGCCAAGACCTTC ATGGGCATGCCCGGCTTCGTCGTCGACTTCTTGA TGGGTGGTGTCTCTGCCGCCGTCTCGAAGACAGCCGCCGCTCCAATTGAGCGTGTCAAGCTTCTCATCCAAAACCAG GATGAGATGTTGAAGACTGGCCGTCTCGACCGCAAGTACGATGGTATCATGGACTGCTTCCGCCGTACCTCTGCAGACGAGGGTATTGTCGCGCTGTGGCGTGGCAACACTGCCAACGTTATCCGTTACTTCCCAACCCAGGCGCTCAACTTCGCTTTCCGCGACACCTTTAAGTCGATGTTCGGCTACAAGAAGGAGCGTGATGGTTACTGGTGGTGGATGGCTGGTAACTTGGCCTCTGGAGGT ATGGCTGGTGCCACTTCCCTTCTCTTCGTCTACTCTCTCGACTACGCCCGTACCCGTCTTGCCAACGACGCAAAGAACGCCAAGTCCGGTGGTGATCGTCAGTTCAACGGTCTGGTCGACGTCTACAAGAAGACTCTCGCTTCCGACGGTGTCATGGGTCTCTACCGTGGCTTCGGTCCCTCCGTTGCTGGTATCGTCGTTTACCGTGGTCTCTACTTCGGTATGTACGACTCGCTCAAGCCAGTCGTCCTTGTCGGCAACCTCGAGGGTAACTTCCTGGCCTCTTTCCTCCTCGGTTGGACTGTCACCACTGGTGCCGGTATCGCTTCCTACCCACTCGACACTGTCCGTCGTCGCATGATGATGACTTCTGGTGAG GCCGTCAAGTACAAGTCTTCCTTCGATGCCGCTCAACAGATTATCGCCAAGGAGGGTGTCAAGTCGCTCTTCAAGGGTGCTGGTGCCAACATTCTCCGTGGTGTCGCCGGTGCTGGTGTGCTCTCGATCTACGATCAGCTCCAGGTCATCATGTTCGGCAAGAAGTTCAAATAA
- a CDS encoding 26S proteasome non-ATPase regulatory subunit 4 produces MVLEATMIVVDNSESSRNGDYVPSRWEAQVDAVNLIFHSKTQANPESSVGLMSMGGSGPEVLTTLTTNPGKILDGLHRTKVKGESHLYTGIMIASLALKHRQNKSQRQRIIVFTCSPIADSTATLAKLAKRMKKNNTSIDMIAFGDLTEESLDKLRAFNEAVKSNEGSHLEIIPPGPNLLSDTIVASPILAGEGGGAVPNGGGAGGEGGGVGGDFEFGVDPNLDPELALVLRMSMEEEKERQEREKKQREEAEGKTNLESVPEGKEGESSESQPLLDGSGEPSGSASGSAGTQAKRPEDKKDDDNMDTA; encoded by the exons ATGGTGCTCGAGGCGACGATGATCGT CGTCGACAACAGCGAAAGCAGCAGAAATGGCGACTACGTTCCTTCGCGCTGGGAGGCCCAAGTCGACGCTGTCAACCTCATCTTCCACTCCAAGACACAGGCCAACCCCGAGTCCTCCGTCGGTCTCATGAGCATGGGCGGTAGCGGCCCAGAAGTCCTGACAACCCTCACAACAAATCCGGGCAAGATATTAGACGGACTGCATCGGACCAAGGTCAAGGGCGAGTCGCATCTCTACACAGGCATCATGATCGCATCG CTAGCTCTCAAGCACAGACAGAACAAGTCTCAGCGACAGCGCATCATCGTGTTTACCTGCTCTCCCATCGCAGACTCCACCGCGACACTCGCCAAACTGGCTAAGCGGATGAAGAAGAACAACACCAGCATCGACATGATCGCGTTCGGCGACCTCACCGAAGAGAGTCTCGATAAGCTCCGCGCGTTCAACGAGGCCGTCAAATCGAACGAGGGCTCACACCTCGAGATCATCCCACCTGGACCAAACCTCCTCTCAGACACCATCGTGGCATCACCTATCCTAGCAGGTGAAGGCGGCGGCGCAGTACCGAATGGTGGAGGAGCAGGTGGTGAAGGCGGAGGCGTAGGAGGTGACTTTGAGTTTGGTGTTGACCCCAACCTGGACCCAGAGCTTGCGCTCGTGCTGCGAATGTCGATGGAGGAAGAGAAGGAGCGGCAAGAGCGCGAGAAGAAGCAACGAGAGGAGGCCGAGGGCAAGACAAATCTGGAGAGTGTGCCCGAGGGCAAGGAGGGCGAATCGAGTGAGAGCCAGCCTCTGCTGGATGGGAGCGGCGAGCCTAGCGGTTCGGCATCGGGCAGTGCAGGCACTCAAGCGAAGCGGCCGGAGGACAAGAAGGACGATGACAATATGGATACAGCATGA
- a CDS encoding Phenylacetaldoxime dehydratase, translating to MHRGVLRLSRLISTSELRNALALRSRLARSVCLAQQHTFAMAPTADEGPRTFPLKKPKGHKPPVPRWCLKFPGSVTTVCTLYIGVQSHRGNEVARLNAEATIDSILEEADLKHPVIDTFRVTNGFDVKGSKCWVAYWLDAKGFEAALQRLNLLSIWSSMGDDRHDIGLWIERFVAPIDRLETNYARLDHQPGLAQLPNTVQPSHESTAYWGAGRDRIPASAHDLFETPKDLPVPSPVPVGLGERLTGANYENMCHIRSGQWWEKCADEERIAYEGDLEVKLMDGMRFLWDHPEETGTIGIRFLQNLDKDGQPIRETCGAGFHKNWRDLERWSSRHPSHLAIFNGMMAHAKRFGDDRKLMTWHEVWIFKEGEAKFDYVNCDPRTGVIRFVKLDRQSLAS from the coding sequence ATGCATCGAGGAGTTCTTCGTCTCAGCCGCCTGATATCGACATCGGAGCTTCGCAACGCACTCGCTCTTCGATCTCGACTTGCCAGGTCTGTCTGCCTTGCACAACAACACACATTCGCCATGGCGCCCACTGCAGACGAAGGACCACGCACGTTTCCGTTGAAGAAGCCGAAAGGCCACAAGCCTCCCGTGCCACGATGGTGCTTGAAGTTCCCTGGCTCTGTTACTACTGTGTGCACGCTGTACATTGGCGTACAATCTCATCGTGGCAATGAAGTGGCACGATTGAATGCAGAGGCAACAATCGATAGCATTCTAGAAGAAGCGGATCTTAAACATCCAGTGATAGACACGTTCAGAGTCACGAATGGCTTTGATGTGAAAGGCAGCAAATGTTGGGTGGCTTACTGGCTCGATGCAAAGGGATTTGAGGCTGCTCTACAAAGGCTCAACCTCCTGAGCATATGGAGCAGCATGGGGGACGACAGACACGACATCGGGCTGTGGATCGAGCGCTTCGTGGCGCCCATTGACAGACTCGAGACAAACTATGCTAGACTAGACCACCAACCCGGTCTGGCGCAGTTGCCCAACACCGTCCAGCCGTCACACGAGTCCACAGCTTACTGGGGCGCCGGACGAGATCGCATTCCAGCGTCAGCGCATGATTTGTTTGAAACGCCGAAAGACCTACCAGTACCATCGCCTGTGCCCGTCGGTCTCGGGGAGAGGCTGACTGGAGCCAATTACGAGAACATGTGCCACATCAGAAGTGGGCAATGGTGGGAAAAGTGTGCCGATGAAGAGCGCATCGCATACGAGGGCGATCTAGAAGTCAAGCTCATGGATGGAATGAGGTTCCTGTGGGACCATCCCGAAGAGACGGGGACGATTGGTATTCGCTTCCTCCAAAACCTCGACAAAGACGGTCAACCAATAAGAGAGACTTGCGGCGCCGGGTTTCACAAGAACTGGAGAGACCTCGAGCGATGGTCATCACGGCATCCTTCTCATCTAGCCATTTTCAATGGAATGATGGCTCACGCGAAGCGGTTTGGGGATGATCGTAAACTGATGACCTGGCATGAGGTTTGGATATTCAAAGAAGGAGAAGCGAAGTTCGATTACGTCAATTGTGATCCGAGAACAGGAGTCATTCGATTCGTGAAGCTGGACAGACAATCTTTAGCGAGCTAG
- a CDS encoding Oxidoreductase sirO — protein MVKLIAGLMGSSVATGSSKMASTDQIRPFLAMLRNHDITELDTARVYNSGKSEEDLGAIPEAQANFKIATKAPGFSPGSLSAEKVIANCKASLAALQQDQIELYYFHGPDRQTPLEESCKAINQLYQEGKIAEFGISNFNKDEVEEIHSTCSMNGWLAPTVHQGGFNPLSRAAEEKLFPTLRKLNMAFYAFSPLAGGYFSRSTDQLREPPAGGRYDQMKHFKNMYVNDLSLELHDMLSEACAREDVTVKAAALRYLAHHSALRDEDGIILGASSQEQMEENLAACEAEKLPGSIVSAFELLWTRYKGHGYSDMYCV, from the coding sequence ATGGTCAAATTAATCGCAGGGCTCATGGGCTCCTCAGTTGCAACGGGCTCATCAAAAATGGCCTCGACCGACCAAATCCGTCCCTTCTTGGCCATGCTCCGCAATCACGACATTACAGAACTCGACACAGCGCGCGTCTACAACTCGGGCAAGAGCGAAGAAGACCTTGGAGCCATCCCGGAAGCTCAAGCCAATTTCAAGATCGCCACGAAAGCACCCGGCTTCAGTCCTGGTTCATTGAGTGCTGAGAAAGTGATCGCCAATTGCAAAGCATCACTCGCAGCATTACAACAGGATCAAATCGAGCTGTATTACTTCCACGGCCCAGACCGACAGACTCCACTGGAGGAATCGTGCAAAGCGATCAACCAGCTATATCAGGAAGGGAAAATTGCCGAGTTCGGGATATCCAACTTCAACAAGGACGAGGTCGAGGAGATTCACTCTACATGCAGCATGAACGGCTGGCTGGCCCCCACTGTTCATCAAGGCGGCTTCAATCCCTTGTCACGAGCAGCCGAGGAGAAACTCTTCCCAACGTTGAGAAAGTTGAACATGGCCTTCTATGCCTTCAGTCCATTGGCCGGTGGTTACTTCTCGCGAAGTACGGACCAGCTTCGTGAGCCGCCAGCGGGCGGACGGTACGACCAAATGAAGCACTTCAAGAACATGTACGTCAACGATTTGTCGTTGGAGTTGCACGATATGCTGTCAGAGGCTTGTGCGAGGGAAGATGTTACGGTGAAGGCTGCTGCGCTGCGTTATCTTGCGCATCATTCCGCGTTGCGAGATGAGGATGGAATCATATTGGGAGCCAGTAGCCAAGAGCAAATGGAGGAGAACTTGGCAGCGTGTGAGGCTGAGAAGTTGCCGGGAAGTATTGTGTCTGCATTTGAGTTGTTGTGGACGCGGTACAAGGGTCATGGTTACAGTGACATGTATTGTGTATGA